GTATCAGGGATATCGTAGGATGAGTGCCTTCTAACATGGCTTCACATGGGCCTTCTAAGCGGTCCGCTCAAGTGCGCGAAGGCGGGCGCTGCGGCTTCGCGGGTTCTGCCGCAATTCCTCGGGCGTGGGCACCACTGACTTTCGCATCACCAGACGCGCCCGCGCCCTGTGGCCGCATATGCAGGCCGGCGTGCCGGGCGGGCACAGGCAGTCGGTGGACTCCTCGCGGAAGAAGTGCTTGACCAGCCTGTCCTCCAGGGAGTGATAGCTGATGACTACAAGGCGACCGCCGTACCCCAGGACATCCATCGCCTGCCGCAGGCCCTCCTCTATGTTCTGGAGCTCCTGGTTGACGGCGATGCGGATGGCCTGGAACGTCCTGGTGGCCGGATGAATGCGGCGCGGGCCGCGCGGCGTCGCCTGCGCGACTGCCTCGGCAAGCTGCCGGGCGGTGGAAAAAGGCCGCCGCGCCACGATGCGCCGTGCGATCTGCCTGCTGAAGCGCTCCTCTCCATAGGCCCACAGGATGTGCGCCAACTCCTCCTCCGGAGCGCCGTTCACGATGTCCGCGGCGGTGGTCTTCTGGTCCGGCGAGAAGCGCATGTCCAGGGGGGCGTCCTCCTGGAAGCTGAAGCCTTTGCCCTCGCTTTCGAGTTGGAGGGACGAGAGGCCCAGGTCAAACAGGACACCGTGGACGGGCTGAAAGTTCCGCGCGGCGCAGACGGCCTTGATATGCACGTAGTTGCTATTCACCAGTTCAAAGGACCCCGAGAAGCGGGCCAGCCGTTGCTGTGCGGCTTGAAGGGCTACCGGGTCCAGGTCCATGCCCAGCACCTGGCCTCCGGGGGCGCTTGCCTCCAGAATAGCCAGCGCGTGTCCGCCCTGGCCTACGGTGCAGTCCACGTACCGGCCCCCTGGCTGGACGGCCAGGGCGTCGGTCACCTCGCGGACGAGCACGGGCGTGTGCACGAAATCCAAGGCGAGCACCTCTAGCTCCTTTGCTCAAGCGTCTCGGTGAGCTGCCAGCGGAGACCGTCCAGCTTCTCCCGATACGGGCCCCAAGCGTCTTTGTTCCATATCTCCAGGTGGTCGCCGGCGCCCACGATCATCACGTTCTCGGCCAATTGAGCGTACTGGCGCAGCCCTAGCGGGAGAACAAATCGGCCCTGCGTGTCTATCTCGGTGCTGAAGGCAGAGGCGAAGAAAAGGCGGCGCGCATCCCTGCCCCGGCTCTTCTCGATGGGCACGGCGCAGATGCGCTGGTAGAACCGCTCCCACTCGGCGAGTGTGAACACGTTCAGGCAGGGGGTGTCATCCATCCCCTGGGCGAGCACCAGCCCGGGCTTGAATTCCGTGCGGAAGTGCGCCGGAATGGCAAGCCGGTTCTTGTCGCCTATGCGGACCTCATACTCGCCGAGGAACATGGCCCCTCCGACCGACACCGCGAGTCCACCACTTCACACCACAATTCACCACTGCGCCCCACTATACTCCTTGCCCGCATGGTGTCAATAGGTTACTCTACGGAATCTTAGACATTTTCTGGACTTTTCTTCGATTTGTTGATACATATGTTCTACAATGTAACGCTTTAGAACAGTTGTCCTACGCTATTCGTTATGCGGGAAGTATACTCCATAATAAAACAAAATTCAAGATGAATCTTAGACTAATTTCAATGAATTCCCTGGGCGGTCGTGGGCGAAGAGATGTGCTAAGATGAGGCGGATACAACCATGCTACGAATCGGAGTGCTTACCGTCAGCGACATGGGCGCCCGCGGTCTCCGCGCCGACGGCAGCGGCGAGGCCATACGGCAGACGTTGCCCCGCATGCAGGGCCAGGAGGTGCGCTACGCCATCGTCCCGGACGAGCGGGAGCGGATCGCCGAAGTGCTGCGCGAGTGGGCTGACAGCGGACAGGTGGACCTCATCCTGACGACGGGCGGGACGGGCCTCGGCCCGCGCGACGTCACGCCGGAAGCGACGCGCGACGTGCTGGACCGCGAGGCGCCGGGCCTCGCCGAGGCCATGAGGGCGGACACGCTCAAGAAGACCCCTTTCGCCATGATCAGCCGGCAGGTGGCGGGCGCGCGCGGGCGCTGCCTCATCGTGAACCTGCCCGGCAGTCCCAAGGCGGTGCGCGAGTGCCTGGAAGTGGTGCTGCCCGTCCTGCCGCATGCCGTCCAGCTTCTGCGGGGCGACACCGCCAGCCACCCGACGGCGTAGCCAGCCGGACGGCCCATCTCTGGTCCATACGGGAGGCCCATGCGTTTTCACATCGTCACGCTCTTCCCTGACGCTTTTCGCGGCCCACTGGACGTCAGCATCCTGAAGCGCGCCCGCGAGCGCGGCCTGGTGGACGTTCGTCTCTACCAGCTCCGCGACTACACCCACGATCGCCATCACGTAACGGATGACGCGCCGTTCGGCGGCGGGCCGGGCATGGTGCTCAAGCCGGAGCCGCTCTTCGAGGCGGTGGAGGGCATCCGGCGGAGCGTACGCGCGGAGGGGCGTCCTTCCCTGGAAGGACCTCTACCCGTCGTTCTCCTCGACCCCCAGGGGCGGCTGCTGACTCAGGCCGTAGCGCGAGAGATGGCGTCGCATGAGGAGATTGTGCTGGTGTGCGGGCACTACGAGGGCGTGGACGAGCGCGTGCGCGAGCGCCTCGTCACGGACGAAATCAGCATCGGCGATTACGTGCTGACGGGCGGCGAGCTTCCCGCCATGGTGCTGGTGGAGGCCGTCGCCCGTTTGGTCCCCGGCGTGCTGGGCAGCGAGGACTCCGCCCCGCACGACTCCCATGCCCAGGGGCTGCTCCAGTACCCCCAGTACACGCGCCCGGCCACCTTCCAGGGCTGGTCCGTGCCGGAGGTGCTCCTGTCCGGCGACCACAAGCAGATTGATCTATGGCGGCGCAGGCAGTCGCTCCTGCGGACGCTGCGACGGCGGCCAGACTTGCTTGCGGCGACCGACCTCACTGCGGCGGAGCGCGCGTTCCTGAAAAGCCGCGCCGCAGCCGGAGAGGGGCAGCCTCCTCCGGTCGGCAATGTGGAATGACTAACCAGTCGGTATTTTAACAAGCCGCGGGGGAGCCTTGCGCAAAAAGGCCTCTTGAGTGGGGTCTTCAACGCTCGTAGTGCTCTCCCTCCACGCTCTGCTAGAATACGGCTAATCGTAACTGGAGGGCGCCATGTCCGAGACGTCAGTCACCATCCCCTGCGGACGGTTCAACCTTGAGGGGTCGCTGGGCCTTCCCGAGCGGCTCACCCGGGCCGTGCCGGGAGTCGTCGTCTGCCACCCGCACCCTCTCTACGGCGGCGACATGAACAACAACGTGGTCATCGCCGTGTGCGGCGCGCTGCTGGACAGGGGCATCGCCACGCTGCGCTTCAACTTCCGCGGCGTGGGCGGCAGCGGCGGCAGCTTCGACGGCGGCATCGGCGAGCGCGAGGACGCGAAGGCGGCGCTGTCGTTCCTGGAGCAACGGGAAGAGGTGGACCCGGCGCGCCTCGGCCTGGCGGGCTACTCGTTCGGCGCCACGGTGGCGGCGACCGTGGCGAGCGGCGATCCCCGGGTCAAGGTGCTGGCCGCGATTTCTCTGCCGACATCGAACGTGGATGCCCTGTCGCTGGGCCGCTGTCACGCGCCCAAGCTGTTCGTCGCCGGCGACGGCGACCCGTACGTGGACGCGCCTGTCCTCCAGCGGCTTGCGGAGAGCGCGCTTCCGGCGGAGGTGCGCGTCGTGGAGGGCGCCGATCACCTCTGGCAGGGGAACGAGTGGGAGATGGCGCGGGACGTGGCGCTGTTCTTCGACAAGGCGTTCCCGCTGCCGACGGGGTAGGGGAGAGAGGTTGGCTTCCTGGTTCGAGTCTAGGCTGGTCCACCAAATCCACTCAACCTGTTCCCTAAAGTTACGATATATGAAACTCTCATCAAGTCACCTTACGGAGGTGCACCGTTGGCTACCGAGATAGAGGAAGATGCAACAAAGGTGCTGCGGGTTTTGGTGCGTTGGGAAACGTCCGCCGATGACGACCAACGGGGCAGCCACTACGTGCACGGTCCGGAACTGGCAACAAAAGTAGATCTGACTCCTCAGCGCGTCAACTTAGCCGTGGCTTTTCTGGACAGAGCTGGCTTCATTGAGGCAGAAGGGGGAATGGGGACAGCTCCCTTTGACTTCAGCATGGTTCGACCAACAGTCAATGGCCACTTGGCAATCCAGCGCTCTGAAGCAAACGATCAACCCACTGAGATCGAGAGGGACGCTACGGCCGTGTTGCGGACACTGGTGGGGTGGGCAGAAGTCGACAACGACCCTCATCGGGGCGAGTACAGGGTGAGCGGGAAGGAGTTGACTGACAAACTTGGTCTATTACCCCAACGGGTGAATAACGCCGTGGCGCTCTTGCAGAGTTCTGGGTTTGTGAAATGGTTTCAGGCGATGGGGACCGCACCATATGATTTCGTGGATGTGATGGCATCCCCAGAAGGTCACCTGGAGGTACAGAGACTCACCGAGCAGGAAACCCAGCACCGTGAGACCGGGCTGGACGTCTTCTTAAGTCACTCCAGCTTAGATGACGACTTGTGCAAAGATATCGCTATCCTTCTCAAGAATAGCGGCATCCGGGTGTTTGCAACGCCAGCTAGTATTCCGACTGGGAAGTGGGAGGAACAAATAGAAGAAGCCCTGCAAAACGCGTCCACTGTCTGGGTTCTCTTAACACCCAACGCCATGTCACAAAGCGTGTGGACCCATCATGAGTTCGGATATTTTTATGGGTTCAGGCACGGCAAAGGCGTTGACCACAGAGGGGACAGTTGCCGGTTCCTATACTCAGATCCCTCCCACTTGAGAGGCTTGTACGGCCATATTCAAGGGACTCGGGTGGCCTCGTTTGAGGATCCTGTGGCGCTTGCCCGTGAAATTGCGGCTGGGCTGGGTGAAGATCTCAGTATTCCGTCAGGATGGGTTCCTAGGCGATATCCTACGCCTGCTGCCCCGCCACAGACTCCTTGGACAGTCCGGGCTGGAGGCCCAGAATTCCGACTGAGTCCTGCCCTCAATGGACGCGAATTGAAGCTGGGCTGCTCGTTTCAGATAACAGCACAGACGCAACCTGGTGGGGTCGAGTATCGGTGGCTTGGTGTTGGCACGGATACGGATTGGACCACACCAATGAAGGAAAACCAACCAGGGAAGTACCAGATGAAAGAAATAAGGCTAAACCCTGACTCGAACCCTGAAGAGAATATCGTCACTCTCGAGATACGGTTCTGGTTAGAAGATGGGAAGCAACACGGCGGGTGGTGGAAGTGGCCTCTCAAGTCGAGAGGAGATGGAACTTGGGAATTAAGGCAGGAATTGGGCAGTCACGTTTCCCAGCCTCTCGATGACGACTGGTGGTAGGGTCTAACTACGCCACAGGCGCTTGGCCCGAGAGTTGCCTCAGCCTGAGCACCAGGTCAGGCCGGAAAAAGTTCAAGCGCTGTCCACAGAGGCCCACCACAGCGGATGCGAACTGGTCTTCCGTACCTAAGGCAAATCTCGTTGAAGGGGACAGGCATCCCGCCGCTACCGCGCGGGCGGTGTGCTCAGCGGCGCGGTACCGATGACGCAGTCGCGGGCAAGCCCCTCCATCTCCGAGCGCGTCATGCCGAGCAGCTCCCTCAGCGCCAGCCCGTTGTGCTCTCCCAGCAGCGGGGCGGGCGACCGGATGCCCGCGGGTGTCGCGGAGAGCTTGATGGGGCACCCCGGATAGGGGCGCGGCCCCACCTCCGCCCGGTCCACCACGGGGAAGAAGCCGCGCGACTGCATCTGCGGGTCGCTCAGCAGGTCGCGGGGGTTCAGCACCGCTCCGGCGGCCACGCCCGCCTCCTGCAGCAGCCGCATCGCCTCGCGCTTGTCCCGCTGGCGCGTCCACGCCTCGATGTCCTGCCGCACGTCCTTCGCGTGCGCCTGCCTGCCCGCCAGGTCGGCGTAGCCCTTCCGCGGAAGGGCCAGCTCCGGCCTGCCTATCACGTCGCAGAGGCGGCGCCACTGGCCGTCGTCCTCCACCGCGATAGCGACCCACTCGTCGTCGCCCAGGCAGCGGTACGCCCCGTGGGGGGCCATCTCCGCGACGCGGTTGCCCTGGCGGGGCCACGTCCGGCGGTTCATCTGGAAGTCGAGCAGCGCGTCGGCGACCGTCCACGTGGTCGGCTCCAGTTGCGACATGTCCACGTACTGGCCCTGTCCCGTGCGTCGGCGGTGCTCCAGCGCGGCCAGCACGGCGATGGCGCAGAAGAGGCCGGGCAGCGGGTCGCCCATGATGGCGCCGGGCAGCAGCGGCGGGCCGCCCGCGTAGCCGGTCACGGACGGGATGCCGGAGAGCGCCTCGACGGTGGCGGCGAAGGCCACGTAGTCGCGCCACGGGCCGCTGCGCCCGAAGCCGGTCAGCGAGACCATGACCAGCGTGGGGTTGTGCCGTCGCAGCGCGGCGTACTCGACGCCGAGGTTCTCCATGACGCGCGCGCTGTAGTTCTCGCAAACGACGTCGCTGGCGCGCACGAGGCGGCGAAAGACCTCCGCGCCCTTCGCCGACGCCATGTCC
This genomic window from Dehalococcoidia bacterium contains:
- the rsmH gene encoding 16S rRNA (cytosine(1402)-N(4))-methyltransferase RsmH encodes the protein MLALDFVHTPVLVREVTDALAVQPGGRYVDCTVGQGGHALAILEASAPGGQVLGMDLDPVALQAAQQRLARFSGSFELVNSNYVHIKAVCAARNFQPVHGVLFDLGLSSLQLESEGKGFSFQEDAPLDMRFSPDQKTTAADIVNGAPEEELAHILWAYGEERFSRQIARRIVARRPFSTARQLAEAVAQATPRGPRRIHPATRTFQAIRIAVNQELQNIEEGLRQAMDVLGYGGRLVVISYHSLEDRLVKHFFREESTDCLCPPGTPACICGHRARARLVMRKSVVPTPEELRQNPRSRSARLRALERTA
- the mraZ gene encoding division/cell wall cluster transcriptional repressor MraZ, coding for MFLGEYEVRIGDKNRLAIPAHFRTEFKPGLVLAQGMDDTPCLNVFTLAEWERFYQRICAVPIEKSRGRDARRLFFASAFSTEIDTQGRFVLPLGLRQYAQLAENVMIVGAGDHLEIWNKDAWGPYREKLDGLRWQLTETLEQRS
- a CDS encoding MogA/MoaB family molybdenum cofactor biosynthesis protein; the protein is MLRIGVLTVSDMGARGLRADGSGEAIRQTLPRMQGQEVRYAIVPDERERIAEVLREWADSGQVDLILTTGGTGLGPRDVTPEATRDVLDREAPGLAEAMRADTLKKTPFAMISRQVAGARGRCLIVNLPGSPKAVRECLEVVLPVLPHAVQLLRGDTASHPTA
- the trmD gene encoding tRNA (guanosine(37)-N1)-methyltransferase TrmD — translated: MRFHIVTLFPDAFRGPLDVSILKRARERGLVDVRLYQLRDYTHDRHHVTDDAPFGGGPGMVLKPEPLFEAVEGIRRSVRAEGRPSLEGPLPVVLLDPQGRLLTQAVAREMASHEEIVLVCGHYEGVDERVRERLVTDEISIGDYVLTGGELPAMVLVEAVARLVPGVLGSEDSAPHDSHAQGLLQYPQYTRPATFQGWSVPEVLLSGDHKQIDLWRRRQSLLRTLRRRPDLLAATDLTAAERAFLKSRAAAGEGQPPPVGNVE
- a CDS encoding CocE/NonD family hydrolase, whose translation is MSETSVTIPCGRFNLEGSLGLPERLTRAVPGVVVCHPHPLYGGDMNNNVVIAVCGALLDRGIATLRFNFRGVGGSGGSFDGGIGEREDAKAALSFLEQREEVDPARLGLAGYSFGATVAATVASGDPRVKVLAAISLPTSNVDALSLGRCHAPKLFVAGDGDPYVDAPVLQRLAESALPAEVRVVEGADHLWQGNEWEMARDVALFFDKAFPLPTG
- a CDS encoding toll/interleukin-1 receptor domain-containing protein — its product is MATEIEEDATKVLRVLVRWETSADDDQRGSHYVHGPELATKVDLTPQRVNLAVAFLDRAGFIEAEGGMGTAPFDFSMVRPTVNGHLAIQRSEANDQPTEIERDATAVLRTLVGWAEVDNDPHRGEYRVSGKELTDKLGLLPQRVNNAVALLQSSGFVKWFQAMGTAPYDFVDVMASPEGHLEVQRLTEQETQHRETGLDVFLSHSSLDDDLCKDIAILLKNSGIRVFATPASIPTGKWEEQIEEALQNASTVWVLLTPNAMSQSVWTHHEFGYFYGFRHGKGVDHRGDSCRFLYSDPSHLRGLYGHIQGTRVASFEDPVALAREIAAGLGEDLSIPSGWVPRRYPTPAAPPQTPWTVRAGGPEFRLSPALNGRELKLGCSFQITAQTQPGGVEYRWLGVGTDTDWTTPMKENQPGKYQMKEIRLNPDSNPEENIVTLEIRFWLEDGKQHGGWWKWPLKSRGDGTWELRQELGSHVSQPLDDDWW
- a CDS encoding CoA transferase, giving the protein MPGPLEGVRVLDLSTWWAGPLGTMFLADLGAEVIKIEAIQRVDSYRGTFAGQVPSDKPYETSPVFNAVNRNKRGVTLDMASAKGAEVFRRLVRASDVVCENYSARVMENLGVEYAALRRHNPTLVMVSLTGFGRSGPWRDYVAFAATVEALSGIPSVTGYAGGPPLLPGAIMGDPLPGLFCAIAVLAALEHRRRTGQGQYVDMSQLEPTTWTVADALLDFQMNRRTWPRQGNRVAEMAPHGAYRCLGDDEWVAIAVEDDGQWRRLCDVIGRPELALPRKGYADLAGRQAHAKDVRQDIEAWTRQRDKREAMRLLQEAGVAAGAVLNPRDLLSDPQMQSRGFFPVVDRAEVGPRPYPGCPIKLSATPAGIRSPAPLLGEHNGLALRELLGMTRSEMEGLARDCVIGTAPLSTPPAR